The Amycolatopsis jiangsuensis nucleotide sequence TGGACTTCTATCTGCCGGACACGCACGGGCTCGCGGTGTGCCGTTCGCTGCGTGCGGCCGGCCTGCCGATCGACGTGATCGCGGTGACCTCGGCACGGGACCTGTCGCTGGTGAAGACCGCGGTGTCGGTGGGCGTGGTGCAGTACCTGCTGAAGCCGTTCACGTTCGCCTCGCTGCGGGAAAAGCTGGAGCGCTACGCGGAATTCCGTGAAGCCTCCGGCGAGGTGACCGGCCAGGCGGAGATCGACCGGGCGCTGGGCACGCTGCGCACGACCGAACACCCGCCGCTGCCGAAAGGCATGAGCGCCCCGACCCTGGACGCGATCACCGAAGCCCTCGCCGGAGCGGCGGAAGGCCTGTCCGCGGGCGGTGCGGCCAGCGCGATCGGCGCGTCCCGCGTCACGGCGCGGCGCTACCTCGAATACCTCGCCGACAACGGCCTCGCCCACCGCGAGCCCCGCTACGGCCAGGTCGGTCGTCCCGAGGTCTGGTACCGCCTGCGTTCTGTATAACGTCCTATACGGCGTGGGTCGATCCGGTGGCCCTGTCCCGGCGCCGGAAAACCCGTCGCCGGGCCGCTCACCGAAGACGTCCCGGGACCCCCGGCCGGGTCTGCCACGGATGCGGTCCCGCCAGCGGCCGGTACTCCACGCCGAGGGCGTCCAGCCGGGGCAGGTGGTGCTCGCGCAGCCGGGGGAGGAACTCGGCGAAGTCGCGGGGTCCCTCGCTCCACGCCACTTCCGCGAACGCGCACAGCCGCGGGAACGCTGCGTAGTCCACGCGTCGCGCGCTGTCCAGGTGTTCGCTCCACAGCTGCGCCTGGATCCCGCGCAGTCGTGGGCCGGCCAGGTCGGGCTCGTAGCCGTAGACGTCTTCGAGCGTGTGCAGGTAGCCGACCGGGATCGGCTCGTCCGGGTGGTCGCTCTGTCGATGGTCTAAGTACAGGCGGTCTTCCGGGCAGAGCACCACGTCGTGACCCAGCTCGGCGGCGCGGGCGCCGTAGGCGGAGTCCCGCCAGGCGCCGATCACCATCGGTGGCAGGGCGCCGGTGTCGAGTACCTCGTCCCAGCCCAGCGGGGTCCGGCCGCGGGCGATGAGGTGGTCGGCGATCGTCCGGACGAACCGGCCGTGCGCCTCGGTCGCGCCGGGTACCTCGTCGCCGCCGAGGCCGATCACCGGGGAGGGAAAGATGTCCAGCAGGTGGTCGAACACCGTGCGGAAAAAGTCCACAGTGGACTCCGACGGTTCGAGCAGTGACGTGCTCACCCCCCAGGAGGTCCAGACCTGCCAGTCCGCGGCCGGGTCCGGGCCGAGTTCGGGGTAGGCGGCGATGGCTGCCCTGGAGTGACCGGGAAGATCGATCTCCGGCACCACGGTGATCGCGCGTTCGGCGGCGTACGCCACGATTTCCCGCAGATCCGCGGTGGTGTAGAAGCCGCCGTGCGGACGGCCGTCGCGTTCCGGGCCGTCGTGCCTGCCTACCATCGAGGACCGCCGCCAGCCGCCGACCGAGGTCAGCCTCGGAAACCGCGGCACCTCGATGCGCCAGCCCTGGTCGTCGGTGAGGTGCAGGTTCAGCACGTTGAGCTTGTGCGCGGCCAGCAGGTCGACGAACCGCAGCACCTCGGCCTTAGTGCGGAAATGCCGTGCGACGTCCAGCAGACAGCCGCGCCAGCCCAGCCGTGGGTGATCCTCGACTATGCCGCACGGCAGCCGAAGTCCACTGTGGATCGACGCGGCCCGGAACGCATCCGGTCCGGCCAGCTGGCGCAGGGTCTGGCGGCCGTAGTACTCGCCGGCCGGATCGGCGGCCGACAGCGTGACGCCGTGCGGGGTGATCGCCAGCCGGTAGCCCTCGGCGGGCAGTCCCGGTGCGGCGCGCACGGTGACCGGGGCGGGCCAGGCGCAGCTACCCGGCACTTCGGTCACCGAGACCGGACGGGGGAGCAGGGTCGAGAAACCGGGCATGGTCAGCCTTTCACCGCACCGGCCAGCCCGCCGACGAGCCGCCGCTGCACCAGCACGAAGAACACCAGCACGGGGATCGTCATCAGGGTGGACGAGGCCATCACCGCGCCCCAGTCGGTGTCCTCCGGTTTGAAGAACACCAGGATCGCCTGGGGCAGCGTCTGGTTCTCGGTGTGCGAGATGATGAACGTCTTGGCGAAGAGGAAGTCGTTCCAGGCGTGGATGAACGCGAGCACGCTCACCGCGACCAGGCCGGGTGCAACCAGCGGGAACAGGATCTGCCAGGTGAACCGCATCCGCGACGCACCGTCCAGTTTGGCCGCTTCCTCCAGCTCCACCGGCACCGCCGCGACGAATCCGCGCAGCATCCAGATCGCGAACGGCAGGCTGAACGCCAGGTGCACGAGCACCAGCGAGCCGAGTTCGTTCAGCCCGAACGCCGGCACCGCGGCGCCGACCGAGCGCATCAGGAAGAACAGCGGGATGGTCAGCGCCTCCACCGGCACCATCTGCGCGACGAGGATCATCACCAGCAGCACGGTCCTGCCGCGAAAGCGGAACCGGGTCAGCGCCACGGCGGAGAGGAACGACAGCAGCAGCGAAAGCACCACCACGGCGAGCGCGACCACCAGGCTGTTGAGGAAGTAGCGGCCGAACCCGGACACTGTCAGCACTCGGGTGAAACTGTCCAAAGTGGGTGCGAACGTCCACGGCTTCGGGTCCGCGGTCTGGATTTCCCCGGCCGGTTTGAATGCGGAGAGCACCATCCAGTACAGCGGGAACGCCACCAGCCCGGCGATCACCACGGTCACGATCTCGGCCACGAGCCGTCCGGGACGGCGCACCCGGCGGCGCCGCACGTTCGTCATCCCCACGCCGCTGCCCCTTCCTGCCCGGCCCGTCGCTGCGTGCGCACGTAAAGCCCGGTGATGGACAACAGCAGCAGCGTCATGACGACGCCGATCGCCGAGCCGAGGCCGTAGTCCTGCCCGGCGAAGGCCTGTTGGTAGGCGTAGACGTTGAGCACCAGGTTCCGCCCGGCCACGCCGCCGCCGTTGGTCATCACGTAGATCTGGGTGAACACCTTGAAGTCCCAGATGATCGACTGGATCGTGGCGATGGTCAGCAGCGGCCGGACCATCGGCAGCACGATCGACCGGGTGCTGCGCCAGGTCGACGCGCCGTCCAGTGCGGCGGCCTCCAGCACCTCGCCGGGTACCGCGCGGATCCCGGCGTACATGGTGACGAGCACGAACGGGAAGGAACACCAGATCACCTCGGCGGCCACCAGGCCGAACGCCCCGTACGTGTCGAAAGTCCAGGAATGGTGCGCCATCCCGCTGAACCCGATCCCCGACAGAACCTCGTTGACCAGCCCGAAATCGGTGTCGAAGAGGAACAGCCACACGTACGAACCGGCGATCGCGGGCGTCGACCAGGCGCCGAGCGCGGCCAGGAACAACAGCATCCGCGGCACCGTGCGCACCCGGGTGGCCAGTACCGCGAGCGCGGTGCCCACCACCAGACTGCCCGCCACGCACACCGCGGCGAACCCGACCGTCTTGGCCAGCACGGTCCAGAACTGCACGTCCGAAACCAGCGCCGCGTAGTTGTCCAGTCCGAGGAACTCCAGCGGTGCCGCGCCCGCGGCCTGCGGCTGGCCGTAGTCGTAGAACGAAATCAGTACCAGCTGGTAGATCGGGTACACCAGGATCGCGGCGAGCAGGATGCCCGCCGGCAGCAGGTACCGGACCGCGGCCCGGCCGTCGCCGCGCGCGGTTTTCCCGACGGCCACGGGGTCAGCCGAAGTTCTTGTTCATCGCCGCGGCCGCGTCGGCGAGTGCGGCGGCCGGCTCCTTGCCGCCGGTCGCGATCTGCTGTACCGCCGTCGGCAGCACATTTTGGCTGTCTATTTTGGACCAGCCGGGGGTGGCGGGCACGAACTTCGTTCCCGCGGAGAGCGTGTCCACGAAGGCCTTGAGGGAGGGGTCGTTCGCGGCGAGCTTCTTCTGCACGCTCGTCAGCGTCGGCAGGTTCCCCATCGCGGTGTACATCTTCTCCTGGTACTTCGGTCCGGCCAGCAGCTGCGCGAACTGGACCGCCAGCCCGTGCCGCTGGCTGGCACCGAAGACGCCGAGAAGGTTGCCGCCGGCGAACGCGGGTGCGATCGAGCCCGGCTTCGTGCCCGGCAGCGGCACGATCGCGTACTTGCCCTTCACCGTGCCCTGTTCCACAGCCTTGCGGTTGAAGTCACCGCCGATGACCATGCCCGCCTTGCCGCCGGCAAACGCGGTGACGCTCTGGGTGCCGGTGAGGTTCGCACAGGCCGACGGCGGGCAGATGTCGTCCTTGAGCAGCGCGGAATAGCCGGTGAGCCCTTCGGCTGCCGGACCGGACTCCAGTGTGGACGTCCACTTCCCATTGTCCTGTGCGGCCACGTCACCGCCGTTGGCCCAGACGAACGGGAGCATCGCGTAGGTGTACTTGCCGCCGGTGGCGATGCCGTAGAGCTCCGGCTTGGCGGCCCGGATCTTGCGCGCGTCGTCGGTCAGCTCGGCGAGCGTGGACGGCGGCTTCAGGCCCAGCTCGGTGAACACGTCGGTGCGGTAGTACAGCGCGCGGATCCCGGTGTACCAGGGCAGGCCGTAGGTCTTGCCGTTCGCCTTCGCGGTGTCCAGCACCGACGGCAGCAGGTCCTCGCCCTGCGGCCAGGACGCGATGTCGCCGGACAGGTCGGACAGTGCGCCGGTCTCGGCGTAGCTGGCGACGTCGGTGTTGCCGAACTCGGCGAGGTCCGGTGCGTTGGCCGGATCGTTGAACGCGCCGGAGAACTTGTCGGCGCGGCCCTCCACCGGGACCCACTGCACGTCCACGTGGACGCCGGAATGCGCGGCTTCGAACTCGGCGGCGGCCTCCTTCACCGCGGCTTCCTTGGGGGCGCGACTGGCTTCGTCGAACAGCCAGACCCGCAGGGTCCCGGTCTGCTCGTCACCTCCAGCTCCGGCCGGACCGGATTGGGCGGGGGCACAGCCGGCCAGCAACGCGAGCGCGGCGAACGCGGGCAGGGAACGACGCAGTCTCATGGGAACTCCCGGATAGCTGGTCGTGAGTGGCGACGCCGGTGAGAACCGGCTTCGC carries:
- a CDS encoding response regulator, which produces MIRVLVVEDEPVAADAHRLYVERLAGFEVAGVVHSGGDALRFCEREPVDLVLLDFYLPDTHGLAVCRSLRAAGLPIDVIAVTSARDLSLVKTAVSVGVVQYLLKPFTFASLREKLERYAEFREASGEVTGQAEIDRALGTLRTTEHPPLPKGMSAPTLDAITEALAGAAEGLSAGGAASAIGASRVTARRYLEYLADNGLAHREPRYGQVGRPEVWYRLRSV
- a CDS encoding beta-N-acetylhexosaminidase, with protein sequence MPGFSTLLPRPVSVTEVPGSCAWPAPVTVRAAPGLPAEGYRLAITPHGVTLSAADPAGEYYGRQTLRQLAGPDAFRAASIHSGLRLPCGIVEDHPRLGWRGCLLDVARHFRTKAEVLRFVDLLAAHKLNVLNLHLTDDQGWRIEVPRFPRLTSVGGWRRSSMVGRHDGPERDGRPHGGFYTTADLREIVAYAAERAITVVPEIDLPGHSRAAIAAYPELGPDPAADWQVWTSWGVSTSLLEPSESTVDFFRTVFDHLLDIFPSPVIGLGGDEVPGATEAHGRFVRTIADHLIARGRTPLGWDEVLDTGALPPMVIGAWRDSAYGARAAELGHDVVLCPEDRLYLDHRQSDHPDEPIPVGYLHTLEDVYGYEPDLAGPRLRGIQAQLWSEHLDSARRVDYAAFPRLCAFAEVAWSEGPRDFAEFLPRLREHHLPRLDALGVEYRPLAGPHPWQTRPGVPGRLR
- a CDS encoding carbohydrate ABC transporter permease codes for the protein MTNVRRRRVRRPGRLVAEIVTVVIAGLVAFPLYWMVLSAFKPAGEIQTADPKPWTFAPTLDSFTRVLTVSGFGRYFLNSLVVALAVVVLSLLLSFLSAVALTRFRFRGRTVLLVMILVAQMVPVEALTIPLFFLMRSVGAAVPAFGLNELGSLVLVHLAFSLPFAIWMLRGFVAAVPVELEEAAKLDGASRMRFTWQILFPLVAPGLVAVSVLAFIHAWNDFLFAKTFIISHTENQTLPQAILVFFKPEDTDWGAVMASSTLMTIPVLVFFVLVQRRLVGGLAGAVKG
- a CDS encoding carbohydrate ABC transporter permease; translation: MAVGKTARGDGRAAVRYLLPAGILLAAILVYPIYQLVLISFYDYGQPQAAGAAPLEFLGLDNYAALVSDVQFWTVLAKTVGFAAVCVAGSLVVGTALAVLATRVRTVPRMLLFLAALGAWSTPAIAGSYVWLFLFDTDFGLVNEVLSGIGFSGMAHHSWTFDTYGAFGLVAAEVIWCSFPFVLVTMYAGIRAVPGEVLEAAALDGASTWRSTRSIVLPMVRPLLTIATIQSIIWDFKVFTQIYVMTNGGGVAGRNLVLNVYAYQQAFAGQDYGLGSAIGVVMTLLLLSITGLYVRTQRRAGQEGAAAWG
- a CDS encoding extracellular solute-binding protein, which produces MRLRRSLPAFAALALLAGCAPAQSGPAGAGGDEQTGTLRVWLFDEASRAPKEAAVKEAAAEFEAAHSGVHVDVQWVPVEGRADKFSGAFNDPANAPDLAEFGNTDVASYAETGALSDLSGDIASWPQGEDLLPSVLDTAKANGKTYGLPWYTGIRALYYRTDVFTELGLKPPSTLAELTDDARKIRAAKPELYGIATGGKYTYAMLPFVWANGGDVAAQDNGKWTSTLESGPAAEGLTGYSALLKDDICPPSACANLTGTQSVTAFAGGKAGMVIGGDFNRKAVEQGTVKGKYAIVPLPGTKPGSIAPAFAGGNLLGVFGASQRHGLAVQFAQLLAGPKYQEKMYTAMGNLPTLTSVQKKLAANDPSLKAFVDTLSAGTKFVPATPGWSKIDSQNVLPTAVQQIATGGKEPAAALADAAAAMNKNFG